A stretch of the Aphis gossypii isolate Hap1 chromosome 2, ASM2018417v2, whole genome shotgun sequence genome encodes the following:
- the LOC114121064 gene encoding uncharacterized protein LOC114121064, translating into MQRHVQYSSVVCTMDSLSSIAFYSILLLSYNAVYGIDTDSINQNLLNKSQNVNETSLSTAERFRRLIPYVTYYVVGNNDQNDVPYQYQYQNPNPNSHTPRPLQKNNFYFQNERKPQQTQQPDNQYQHNYQISNQQIHQTSHQQIHQISNQQIHQQQHATSAGYLRFPSSPKTKRPIVITTTEMPYRIHQTESSYNYYYDYSQTSPKPIVIKHSNHPGFLPTIPSASNSFPVQEHQRFSAKVKKQRRPKPKRPTTPITTTTTTDKYGALNELLNGYDLGNRLSNKITAENIGSSIQTLSAVLQLLQNEADEQQARPLRPKKPKPEPRPDPIDEYDTGDVGNPGRPGVDYPTLSVIPKTSFDCKTQRYKGFFGDPETLCQVWHYCDLNGGQASFLCPNGTIFNQVSLTCDWWFNVKCDTTAQLYVLNERLYKYIIPSKPSFPEDYEGPLVDRYLEDKFKETEKKRGQQKAPMPPIINVTTVEPESVGTPYQQLLDVDV; encoded by the exons ATGCAGCGGCATGTACAGTATAGCAGTGTAGTGTGCACGATGGACTCGCTTAGTAGTATCGCGTTTTACAGTATTCTGTTGTTAAGTTACAATGCAGTGTACGGTATCGACACAG actcgataaatcaaaatttgttgAACAAGAGCCAAAATGTAAACGAAACATCATTGTCAACAGCCGAACGTTTCCGACGCCTAATACCTTATGTAACGTACTATGTAGTCGGTAATAACGACCAAAACGACGTGCCATATCAATATCAATATCAAAACCCTAATCCAAATTCACACACGCCCAGACCTTTGcagaaaaataacttttattttcaaaatgaaagAAAACCGCAACAAACACAACAGCCCGATAACCAGTACCAACATAATTATCAGATATCAAATCAACAGATCCATCAGACATCACATCAACAGATCCATCAGATATCAAATCAACAAATCCATCAACAACAACATGCTACGTCTGCAGGATATCTGAGATTTCCAAGTTCTCCAAAAACCAAAAGGCCTATTGTAATAACAACGACTGAAATGCCATACAGAATCCACCAAACAGAATcctcttataattattattacgattacaGTCAAACGAGCCCTAAAccaattgttattaaacacAGCAATCATCCTGGATTTTTACCGACAATACCATCAGCTTCAAATTCGTTTCCAGTACAAGAACACCAGCGGTTTTCAGCCAAAGTAAAAAAACAGAGAAGGCCCAAGCCAAAAAGACCAACAACACCCATCACTACAACCACAACAACAGACAAATACGGTGCACTCAACGAATTGTTGAACGGTTATGATTTAGGAAATCGtctttcaaacaaaattacgGCTGAGAATATCGGTTCCAGTATACAGACTCTGTCGGCTgtgttacaattattacagAATGAGGCGGACGAACAACAGGCACGACCACTGCGACCGAAGAAACCTAAGCCAGAACCACGTCCAGATCCAATTGACGAATATGATACTGGTGACGTGGGGAATCCAGGAAGACCGGGCGTGGATTATCCGACGCTCTCAGTTATACCTAAGACTAGCTTCGATTGCAAAACGCAAAGATACAAGGGGTTCTTCGGAGATCCTGAAACGCTGTGCCaa gtgTGGCATTACTGTGACTTAAATGGTGGCCAAGCATCATTTTTATGCCCTAATGGAACTATATTCAATCAAGTTTCACTGACATGTGATTGGTGGTTTAACGTAAAATGTGATACCACTGCTCAACTATACGTACTCAATGAAcgcttatacaaatatataataccatcTAAACCTAGTTTTCCAGAAGATTATGAAGGACCATTGGTAGATAGATATTTAGAAGACAAATTTAAAGAAACCGAAAAAAAAAGAGGCCAACAAAAAGCACCAATGCCACCAATAATAAATGTCACAACAGTTGAACCAGAATCAGTTGGAACACCATACCAACAATTACTTGATGTagatgtataa
- the LOC114121072 gene encoding uncharacterized protein LOC114121072, translating to MYSSHLFNIVLLCSMLSVIFIPNIGGSEDGKKSKSARALETQDAGGDDDTDGLNQRDRLEDDDEETTKVPPGFLSPSVREYLELGRSIPGKPGTDYPVLAVVPYTDFYCDDQPYPGFFADVDTRCQAWHYCDIDGRQASFLCPNGTQFSQAVFVCDWWFNVRCDLSKELYHINERLYRTTPRPDRPHRVLTKELLDQIFL from the exons atgtattcttcacatttgtttaatatagttttattatgttcaatgcTCTCGGTCATCTTCATACCAAACATTG GTGGTTCGGAAGATGGCAAAAAATCGAAGAGCGCCAGAGCGCTGGAGACACAAGACGCAGGAGGAGACGACGATACGGACGGTTTGAACCAAAGAGATAGGCTCGAGGACGATGACGAGGAAACTACCAAAGTACCACCGGGATTTCTGAGTCCGTCAGTGAGGGAATACTTGGAACTAGGAAGGTCAATTCCAG GCAAACCGGGCACGGACTACCCGGTGCTGGCCGTGGTGCCGTACACGGACTTCTATTGCGACGACCAACCGTACCCGGGCTTCTTCGCGGACGTGGACACCAGGTGCCAAGCGTGGCACTATTGCGACATCGACGGCCGGCAAGCGTCGTTCCTGTGCCCGAACGGCACACAGTTCAGCCAGGCCGTGTTCGTGTGCGACTGGTGGTTCAACGTGAGGTGCGACCTCAGCAAGGAGCTGTACCACATCAACGAGAGGCTGTACCGGACCACGCCGCGACCGGACAGGCCGCACAGGGTGCTCACCAAGGAGCTGCTCGACCAGATATTCCTCTGA